The Pseudomonas baetica genome includes a region encoding these proteins:
- the gbcB gene encoding glycine-betaine demethylase subunit GbcB, whose product MSNSFLNPVTTQTWANGRHIVRCVKVIQETWDVRTFCFMADQPILFFFKPGQFVTLELEIDGQPIMRSYTISSSPSVPYSFSVTIKRVPGGKVSNWLHDTLHEGQELAVHGPVGLFNAIDFPSPKVLYLSGGVGITPCMSMARWFYDTNANVDMTFIHSARSPKDIIYHRELEHMASRIDNFSLHLICEKHGLGEPWAGYRGYLNHKMLELMVPDFLEREVFCCGPTPYMNAVKRLLEVAGYDMSRYHEESFGATPPEARADAVEQAEQAADAPEIDAADLHQVEFTASGKSIRVAPGETVHAAAAKLGLMIPKACGMGICGTCKVLKLGGEVEMDHNGGITEDDEAEGFILSCCSVPKGDVRIEF is encoded by the coding sequence ATGTCCAACAGCTTCCTGAATCCGGTCACCACCCAGACCTGGGCCAATGGCCGACACATCGTCCGTTGCGTCAAAGTCATCCAGGAAACCTGGGACGTGCGCACCTTCTGCTTTATGGCTGATCAGCCGATCCTGTTCTTCTTCAAGCCCGGGCAGTTCGTGACCCTGGAGCTGGAAATCGACGGCCAGCCGATCATGCGCTCGTACACGATCTCCAGCTCGCCGTCGGTGCCGTACAGCTTTTCGGTGACCATCAAACGCGTGCCGGGCGGCAAGGTGTCGAACTGGTTGCACGACACCCTGCATGAAGGTCAGGAACTGGCGGTGCACGGGCCGGTCGGGCTGTTCAACGCTATCGACTTCCCGAGCCCGAAAGTCCTCTACCTGAGCGGCGGCGTGGGGATCACCCCGTGCATGTCGATGGCGCGCTGGTTCTACGACACCAACGCCAACGTCGACATGACGTTTATCCACAGCGCGCGCTCGCCGAAAGACATCATTTACCACCGCGAGCTGGAACACATGGCGTCGCGGATCGACAACTTCAGCCTGCACCTGATCTGCGAGAAGCACGGCTTGGGTGAGCCGTGGGCCGGGTATCGTGGCTACCTCAATCACAAGATGCTCGAACTGATGGTTCCCGACTTCCTTGAGCGCGAAGTGTTCTGCTGCGGCCCGACGCCGTACATGAATGCGGTCAAGCGCCTGCTGGAAGTGGCCGGCTACGACATGTCGCGTTACCACGAGGAATCCTTCGGCGCCACACCGCCCGAGGCTCGCGCCGATGCGGTGGAGCAAGCCGAACAGGCGGCCGACGCACCGGAAATCGATGCCGCGGATCTGCATCAGGTCGAATTCACCGCGTCCGGCAAGAGCATTCGTGTGGCACCGGGTGAGACCGTGCATGCGGCGGCGGCCAAGCTCGGCCTGATGATCCCGAAAGCCTGCGGCATGGGGATTTGCGGGACGTGCAAGGTGCTCAAGCTGGGGGGAGAAGTGGAGATGGATCACAACGGCGGGATTACCGAGGACGACGAGGCGGAAGGTTTTATCTTGTCGTGCTGCAGCGTGCCCAAAGGCGACGTGCGCATCGAATTCTAA
- a CDS encoding SDR family oxidoreductase: protein MSLQGKTLFITGASRGIGREIALRAAKDGANIVIAAKSAEPHAKLPGTIHSVATEVEAAGGKALALQLDVRDDDAVRQALAKANEHFGSIDALVNNAGAIKLTGVQHIELKRFDLMHQINTRAVLLCSQAALPYLKRSGGHILNLSPPLNLATKWFAQYSPYTVTKYGMSMLTLGMSEEFANYGISVNSLWPQTMIATAAIEFQLGNRESFKHARTPAIMADAAHVILSSSGRQISGRLLIDEEILRESGVSEFNHYRFEPDSDATLMPDLFID, encoded by the coding sequence ATGTCGTTACAAGGCAAAACCCTGTTCATCACTGGCGCCAGCCGTGGCATTGGCCGTGAGATCGCGCTGCGTGCCGCGAAGGACGGGGCCAATATCGTGATTGCGGCCAAGAGCGCCGAACCGCACGCCAAGTTGCCCGGCACCATCCACAGCGTCGCTACGGAAGTCGAAGCGGCGGGCGGCAAAGCCTTGGCGTTGCAACTGGATGTGCGTGACGACGACGCGGTGCGCCAGGCGTTAGCGAAGGCCAACGAACATTTCGGCAGCATCGATGCGCTGGTGAACAACGCCGGGGCGATCAAATTGACCGGCGTGCAACACATCGAACTCAAGCGTTTCGACCTGATGCACCAGATCAACACCCGCGCGGTGCTGCTGTGCAGCCAGGCCGCCCTGCCCTATCTGAAAAGATCCGGTGGACACATCCTCAACCTGTCGCCGCCACTGAATCTGGCGACCAAGTGGTTCGCCCAATACAGCCCGTACACCGTGACCAAGTACGGCATGAGCATGCTGACTTTGGGCATGAGTGAGGAATTTGCCAATTACGGCATCAGCGTCAACTCACTGTGGCCGCAGACGATGATTGCCACGGCAGCGATCGAGTTTCAGTTGGGCAATCGCGAGTCATTCAAGCATGCGCGCACGCCCGCGATCATGGCGGATGCGGCGCATGTGATTCTGAGCAGCAGCGGGCGGCAGATCAGCGGGCGCTTGCTGATTGATGAGGAGATTTTGCGCGAGAGCGGTGTGAGCGAATTCAATCACTATCGCTTCGAGCCGGACAGCGACGCAACCCTGATGCCCGACCTGTTCATTGATTGA
- a CDS encoding low specificity L-threonine aldolase, which translates to MTDKSQQFASDNYSGICPEAWAAMEQANHGHQRAYGDDEWTARAADHFRKLFETDCEVFFAFNGTAANSLALSSLCQSYHSVICSETAHVETDECGAPEFFSNGSKLLIARTENGKITPESIREVALKRQDIHYPKPRVVTLTQATEVGSVYTPEEVRAISATCKELGLHLHMDGARFSNACAFLGCSPADLTWKAGVDVLCFGGTKNGMAVGEAILFFNHKLAEDFDYRCKQAGQLASKMRFLSAPWVGILENDAWLKYARHANHCAQLLAELVSDIPGVELMFPVQANGVFLQLSEPAIAALTAKNWRFYTFIGKGGARFMCSWDTEEERVRELARDIREVMSA; encoded by the coding sequence ATGACCGACAAGAGCCAACAATTCGCCAGCGACAACTACTCCGGTATCTGCCCTGAAGCCTGGGCCGCCATGGAACAGGCCAACCACGGCCACCAACGCGCTTACGGCGACGATGAATGGACAGCGCGCGCCGCTGATCATTTTCGCAAGCTGTTCGAAACCGACTGCGAAGTGTTCTTCGCGTTCAACGGCACCGCTGCCAACTCGCTGGCGCTGTCGTCGCTGTGCCAGAGTTACCACAGCGTGATCTGCTCGGAAACCGCCCACGTCGAAACCGACGAATGCGGCGCCCCGGAATTCTTCTCCAACGGCTCGAAACTGCTGATCGCCCGTACCGAAAACGGCAAGATCACCCCGGAATCGATCCGCGAAGTCGCGCTCAAGCGCCAGGACATTCACTACCCGAAACCGCGCGTGGTCACCCTGACCCAGGCCACCGAAGTCGGCAGCGTCTACACCCCGGAAGAAGTCCGCGCCATCAGCGCCACCTGCAAGGAACTGGGCCTGCACCTGCACATGGACGGCGCGCGCTTCTCCAACGCCTGCGCCTTCCTCGGCTGCTCGCCGGCCGACCTGACCTGGAAGGCCGGTGTCGACGTGTTGTGCTTCGGCGGCACGAAAAACGGCATGGCGGTGGGTGAAGCGATCCTGTTCTTCAACCACAAACTGGCCGAAGACTTCGATTACCGCTGCAAACAGGCCGGGCAACTGGCGTCGAAAATGCGCTTCCTGTCAGCGCCATGGGTCGGCATTCTCGAAAACGACGCCTGGCTCAAATACGCCCGCCACGCCAACCACTGCGCGCAGTTGCTGGCGGAGCTGGTCAGCGACATTCCCGGCGTCGAGCTGATGTTCCCGGTACAGGCCAACGGCGTGTTCCTGCAACTCTCCGAGCCGGCCATCGCAGCCCTGACTGCGAAGAACTGGCGCTTCTACACCTTCATCGGCAAGGGCGGCGCACGCTTCATGTGCTCGTGGGATACCGAAGAAGAACGCGTGCGCGAACTGGCCCGCGATATCCGCGAAGTCATGTCCGCCTGA
- a CDS encoding TraX family protein — translation MHLRKRDGALDLLKWLALLSMVLDHLRYVGISADWLYVPGRLAFPWFCLAMAANLARDGVRRTEWRYLGWLLLFSAVSEIPYRLYIPDPDTLNVMPTLALGLLVARGWQDPTIMSRLLGVAVLVLAAVFPERLMFGFFGVLLPLAMLLAFRRPWYLSLLPGLICLAANQWPVLYESARFGSSVAILGIATCLFAPMLGMFLLRHMRHLQPPPMRRWAYALYPAHFLLLLAVRTAYT, via the coding sequence ATGCACCTGAGAAAACGCGACGGCGCGCTGGATCTGCTCAAGTGGCTGGCGCTGCTGAGTATGGTGCTCGATCATCTGCGATATGTCGGGATCAGCGCCGATTGGCTGTATGTGCCGGGGCGGTTGGCGTTCCCGTGGTTCTGCCTGGCGATGGCGGCGAATCTTGCCCGGGATGGCGTGCGCAGAACTGAATGGCGCTATCTGGGGTGGTTGCTGTTGTTCAGCGCCGTCAGCGAAATTCCGTATCGCTTGTACATTCCTGATCCCGACACCTTGAACGTGATGCCCACGCTGGCGCTTGGGTTGCTGGTGGCACGGGGGTGGCAGGATCCAACGATCATGTCTCGATTGCTGGGTGTCGCCGTGCTGGTATTGGCCGCCGTATTCCCGGAGCGATTGATGTTCGGTTTCTTCGGTGTGCTGCTGCCGTTGGCGATGCTGCTGGCGTTTCGCCGTCCGTGGTATTTAAGCCTGTTGCCGGGGTTGATCTGCCTCGCTGCCAATCAATGGCCAGTGCTGTATGAATCGGCGAGGTTCGGCAGTAGCGTCGCTATTCTCGGCATTGCCACGTGTCTGTTTGCGCCAATGCTCGGAATGTTCCTGTTGCGACATATGCGACATCTCCAGCCACCGCCGATGCGGCGCTGGGCCTATGCGCTCTATCCCGCGCATTTTCTCCTGTTACTCGCCGTCCGCACGGCATACACCTGA
- the glyA gene encoding serine hydroxymethyltransferase encodes MFSKQDQIQGYDDALLAAMNAEEQRQEDHIELIASENYTSKRVMQAQGSGLTNKYAEGYPGKRYYGGCEHVDKVEALAIERAKQLFGADYANVQPHSGSSANSAVYLALIQPGDTILGMSLAHGGHLTHGAKVSSSGKLYNAVQYGINTDTGLIDYDEVERLAVECKPKMIVAGFSAYSKTLDFPRFRQIADKVGALLFVDMAHVAGLVAAGLYPNPLPYADVVTTTTHKTLRGPRGGLILAKSNEEIEKKLNSAVFPGAQGGPLMHVIAGKAVCFKEALEPGFKAYQQQVIDNAQAMASVFIKRGYDVVSGGTDNHLFLVSLIRQGLTGKDADAALGRAHITVNKNAVPNDPQSPFVTSGLRIGTPAVTTRGFKVTQCEVLAGWICDILDNLGDADVEANVAQQVSALCADFPVYR; translated from the coding sequence ATGTTCAGCAAGCAAGACCAGATCCAGGGTTACGACGATGCACTGCTGGCGGCGATGAATGCCGAGGAGCAACGTCAGGAAGATCACATCGAGCTGATCGCGTCGGAGAACTACACCAGCAAACGCGTCATGCAAGCGCAGGGCAGCGGCCTCACCAACAAATACGCCGAAGGTTATCCGGGCAAGCGCTACTACGGTGGCTGCGAGCATGTGGATAAAGTTGAAGCACTGGCCATCGAACGTGCCAAGCAACTGTTCGGCGCTGATTACGCCAACGTCCAGCCGCACTCCGGTTCCTCGGCCAACAGCGCCGTGTACCTGGCGCTGATTCAGCCGGGCGACACCATCCTCGGCATGAGCCTGGCCCACGGCGGTCACCTGACCCACGGCGCGAAAGTGTCATCCTCGGGCAAGCTCTACAACGCCGTGCAGTACGGCATCAACACCGACACCGGGCTGATCGATTACGACGAAGTCGAGCGTCTGGCCGTCGAGTGCAAACCGAAAATGATCGTCGCCGGTTTCTCCGCTTACTCCAAGACTCTGGATTTCCCACGCTTCCGCCAGATCGCTGACAAAGTCGGTGCGCTGCTGTTCGTCGACATGGCTCACGTCGCCGGCCTGGTCGCGGCCGGTCTGTACCCGAATCCGCTGCCGTACGCCGACGTGGTCACCACCACCACGCACAAAACCCTGCGCGGCCCGCGTGGTGGTTTGATCCTGGCCAAGTCCAACGAAGAAATTGAAAAGAAACTCAACTCTGCGGTGTTCCCCGGCGCTCAGGGCGGCCCGCTGATGCACGTCATCGCCGGTAAAGCCGTGTGCTTCAAGGAAGCGTTGGAGCCAGGCTTCAAGGCTTATCAGCAACAAGTGATCGACAACGCTCAGGCGATGGCCAGCGTGTTTATCAAACGTGGCTACGATGTAGTGTCCGGCGGTACCGACAACCATTTGTTCCTGGTCAGCCTGATCCGTCAGGGCCTGACCGGTAAAGACGCCGACGCCGCCCTCGGCCGTGCACACATCACCGTCAACAAGAACGCCGTGCCGAACGATCCGCAATCGCCGTTCGTGACCTCGGGCCTGCGCATCGGCACCCCGGCCGTCACTACGCGCGGTTTCAAGGTGACCCAGTGCGAAGTGTTGGCCGGCTGGATCTGCGACATCCTCGACAACCTCGGTGATGCCGATGTCGAGGCCAATGTTGCCCAGCAAGTGTCGGCCCTGTGCGCAGACTTCCCGGTTTATCGCTGA
- a CDS encoding sarcosine oxidase subunit beta, protein MQRYSGFGLFKHSLSHHENWQRMWRTPTPKKVYDVVIVGGGGHGLATAYYLAKEHGITNVAVVEKGWLGGGNTARNTTIVRSNYLWDESAHLYEHAMKLWEGLSQDLNYNVMFSQRGVYNLCHTLQDIRDSERRVSANRLNGVDGELLNAQQVADEIPYLDCSKNTRYPVLGATVQRRGGVARHDAVAWGFARAADALGVDLIQQTEVIGFRKENGVCIGVETNKGFIGAKRVGVVTAGNSGHMAKLAGFRLPIESHPLQALVSEPIKPIIDSVIMSNAVHGYISQSDKGDLVIGAGIDGYNGYGQRGSYPVIEHTIQAIVEMFPVLSRVRMNRQWGGIVDTTPDACPIISKTPVPNMFFNCGWGTGGFKATPGSGNVFAASLAKGEMHPLAAPFSIDRFHNGALIDEHGAAAVAH, encoded by the coding sequence ATGCAACGCTATTCGGGCTTCGGCCTCTTCAAACACTCCCTCAGCCACCACGAAAACTGGCAGCGCATGTGGCGCACGCCGACGCCGAAAAAGGTCTACGACGTGGTCATCGTCGGCGGCGGCGGGCACGGTCTGGCGACGGCCTACTATCTGGCCAAAGAGCACGGCATCACCAACGTCGCTGTGGTCGAGAAAGGCTGGCTGGGCGGCGGTAACACCGCGCGCAACACCACCATCGTGCGCTCCAACTACCTGTGGGACGAGTCGGCGCACCTGTACGAACACGCGATGAAACTGTGGGAAGGCCTGTCGCAGGATCTGAACTACAACGTGATGTTCTCCCAGCGTGGCGTCTACAACCTCTGCCACACCCTGCAGGACATCCGTGATTCCGAGCGCCGGGTCAGCGCCAACCGCCTTAACGGCGTCGATGGCGAACTGCTCAACGCCCAGCAAGTCGCTGACGAAATCCCGTACCTCGACTGCTCGAAAAATACTCGTTACCCGGTGCTGGGCGCGACTGTTCAGCGTCGCGGCGGCGTGGCCCGTCACGATGCCGTGGCCTGGGGTTTTGCCCGTGCCGCCGACGCCTTGGGCGTGGACTTGATTCAGCAGACCGAAGTGATCGGCTTCCGCAAGGAAAACGGCGTGTGCATCGGTGTTGAAACCAATAAAGGCTTTATCGGCGCAAAACGCGTCGGTGTGGTGACGGCCGGTAACTCCGGGCACATGGCCAAACTCGCCGGTTTCCGTTTGCCGATCGAATCTCACCCGCTGCAAGCGCTGGTGTCCGAGCCGATCAAACCGATTATCGACAGCGTGATCATGTCCAACGCCGTACACGGTTACATCAGCCAGTCCGACAAGGGCGACCTGGTGATCGGCGCCGGTATCGACGGCTACAACGGCTACGGCCAGCGCGGTTCGTACCCGGTGATCGAGCACACCATTCAGGCCATCGTCGAGATGTTCCCGGTGCTGTCGCGGGTACGCATGAACCGGCAGTGGGGCGGCATCGTCGACACCACGCCGGACGCCTGCCCGATCATTTCGAAAACCCCGGTACCGAACATGTTCTTCAACTGCGGTTGGGGCACTGGCGGCTTCAAGGCCACACCTGGCTCGGGCAACGTGTTTGCCGCGAGTCTGGCCAAGGGTGAAATGCACCCATTGGCTGCACCTTTCTCCATCGACCGTTTCCACAACGGTGCGTTGATCGATGAACATGGCGCTGCTGCGGTTGCCCACTAA
- a CDS encoding sarcosine oxidase subunit delta has translation MLHIFCPHCGELRSEEEFHASGQAHIPRPLDPNACTDEEWGDYMFFRDNPRGLHHELWDHVAGCRQYFNVTRDTVTYEILETYKIGTKPQFTDKADTAKTATTALGEKV, from the coding sequence ATGTTGCATATCTTCTGTCCTCACTGCGGCGAGTTGCGCTCCGAAGAGGAATTCCACGCATCCGGTCAGGCGCATATCCCGCGTCCGCTGGATCCGAACGCCTGCACTGATGAAGAGTGGGGCGACTACATGTTCTTCCGCGATAACCCGCGCGGTCTGCACCACGAACTGTGGGATCACGTCGCCGGTTGCCGCCAGTACTTCAACGTCACCCGCGACACCGTGACCTACGAGATTCTCGAAACCTACAAGATCGGCACCAAGCCGCAATTCACCGACAAGGCTGATACGGCGAAAACAGCCACGACGGCGCTGGGAGAGAAGGTATGA
- a CDS encoding sarcosine oxidase subunit alpha — protein MSQTNRLSNGGRIDRNKVLSFTFNGQTYKGFEGDSLAAALIANGVDIIGRSFKYSRPRGIFAAGAEEPNAVLQIGATEATQIPNVRATQQALYQGLVATSTNGWPNVNNDMMGILGKVGGKLMPPGFYYKTFMYPQSFWMTYEKYIRKAAGLGRSPTEVDPDTYDYMNQHCDVLIVGAGPAGLAAALAAARSGARVILADEQEEFGGSLLDSRESLDGKPAMDWVASVIAELKDTPDVLLLPRATVNGYHDHNFLTIHERLTDHLGDRAPIGQVRQRIHRVRAKRVVLAAGACERPLVYGNNDVPGNMLAGAVSTYVRRYGVAPGKKLVLSTNNDHAYRVALDWLDASLQVVAIADARSNPRGALVEEARAKGIRILTGSAVIEARGSKRVTAARIAAIDVKAHAVTSPGEWLDCDVVASSGGYSPVVHLASHLGGKPTWREDILGFIPGEAPQKRVCVGGINGVYGLGDSLADGFEGGVRAASEAGFAAVEGTLPKALSRLEEPTLALFQVPHEKGTARAPKQFVDLQNDVTAAAIELATREGFESVEHVKRYTALGFGTDQGKLGNVNGLAIAARSLNVTIPQMGTTMFRPNYTPVTFGAVAGRHCGHIFEPVRYTALHAWHVKSGAAFEDVGQWKRPWYFPKNGEDLHAAVKRECKAVRDSVGLLDASTLGKIDIQGPDAREFLNRVYTNAWTKLDVGKARYGLMCKEDGMVFDDGVTACLADNHFVMTTTTGGAARVLQWLELYHQTEWPDMKVYFTSVTDHWATMTLSGPNSRKLLSAVTDIDLSNDAFPFMTWKEGLVGGVPARVFRISFTGELSYEVNVQADYAMGVLEKIVEAGKQYNLTPYGTETMHVLRAEKGFIIVGQDTDGSMTPDDLNMGWCVGRTKPFSWIGQRGMNREDCVKDQRKQLVGLKPIDPTKWLPEGAQLVFNTKQAIPMTMVGHVTSSYAHNSLGYSFAMGVVKGGLKRLGERVFAPLADGSVIEAEIVSSVFFDPKGDRQNI, from the coding sequence ATGAGCCAGACCAATCGCCTGTCCAACGGTGGACGGATCGACCGCAACAAAGTGCTGAGCTTCACCTTCAACGGTCAGACCTACAAAGGCTTCGAGGGTGACTCGCTGGCCGCCGCGCTGATCGCCAACGGCGTCGATATCATCGGCCGCAGCTTCAAGTATTCGCGTCCACGCGGCATCTTCGCCGCTGGCGCCGAAGAGCCGAACGCCGTGCTGCAGATCGGTGCGACCGAAGCCACCCAGATTCCCAACGTGCGCGCCACGCAACAGGCGCTGTACCAAGGCCTGGTCGCCACCAGCACCAACGGCTGGCCGAACGTCAACAACGACATGATGGGCATTCTCGGCAAGGTCGGCGGCAAGCTGATGCCGCCGGGTTTCTACTACAAAACCTTCATGTATCCACAATCGTTCTGGATGACTTACGAGAAGTACATTCGTAAGGCTGCCGGTTTGGGCCGCTCGCCGACCGAAGTCGATCCGGACACTTACGACTACATGAACCAGCACTGCGACGTGCTGATCGTCGGCGCCGGCCCTGCTGGCCTCGCCGCTGCACTGGCGGCTGCGCGCAGCGGCGCTCGGGTGATTCTGGCCGATGAGCAGGAAGAGTTTGGCGGCAGCCTGCTTGATTCCCGTGAAAGCCTCGACGGCAAACCGGCGATGGACTGGGTTGCCAGCGTCATCGCCGAACTGAAGGACACTCCGGACGTGCTGCTGTTGCCGCGCGCCACGGTCAACGGCTACCACGACCACAACTTCCTGACCATTCACGAACGCCTCACGGATCACCTCGGCGACCGCGCACCGATCGGTCAGGTACGTCAGCGCATTCACCGCGTTCGCGCCAAGCGTGTGGTGCTGGCGGCCGGCGCTTGCGAGCGTCCGCTGGTCTACGGCAACAACGATGTGCCGGGCAACATGCTCGCCGGTGCGGTGTCGACTTATGTGCGTCGCTACGGCGTGGCACCGGGCAAGAAGCTTGTCCTCAGCACCAACAACGATCACGCCTACCGCGTGGCACTGGATTGGCTCGACGCCAGTCTGCAAGTGGTGGCCATCGCCGATGCTCGCAGCAATCCGCGCGGTGCATTGGTCGAAGAAGCCCGTGCCAAAGGCATCCGCATCCTCACCGGCAGCGCCGTGATCGAGGCCCGTGGCAGCAAGCGCGTGACCGCTGCCCGCATCGCCGCAATTGATGTGAAGGCGCATGCCGTGACCAGCCCGGGCGAATGGCTCGACTGCGATGTGGTCGCCAGCTCCGGCGGTTACAGTCCGGTGGTCCACCTGGCCTCGCACTTGGGTGGCAAGCCTACCTGGCGCGAAGACATCCTCGGTTTCATCCCGGGCGAAGCCCCGCAGAAACGCGTGTGCGTCGGTGGCATCAACGGCGTCTACGGTCTCGGCGATTCGCTGGCCGATGGTTTTGAAGGGGGCGTGCGCGCCGCCAGCGAAGCCGGTTTCGCGGCGGTCGAAGGCACTCTGCCGAAAGCCCTGAGCCGTCTCGAAGAGCCGACCCTGGCGCTGTTCCAGGTGCCACACGAGAAGGGCACCGCTCGGGCGCCGAAGCAATTCGTCGACCTGCAAAACGACGTCACCGCCGCCGCCATCGAACTGGCGACCCGCGAAGGTTTCGAGTCGGTCGAGCACGTCAAACGCTACACCGCACTGGGCTTCGGCACCGATCAGGGCAAGCTCGGCAACGTCAACGGTCTGGCCATCGCCGCCCGTTCGCTGAACGTGACCATCCCGCAGATGGGCACCACGATGTTCCGCCCGAACTACACGCCGGTGACGTTCGGCGCCGTGGCCGGCCGTCACTGTGGGCACATCTTTGAACCGGTTCGCTACACCGCACTGCATGCCTGGCATGTGAAAAGCGGCGCCGCGTTTGAAGACGTCGGCCAGTGGAAACGTCCATGGTACTTCCCGAAAAACGGTGAAGACCTGCATGCCGCGGTGAAGCGCGAATGCAAAGCCGTGCGCGACAGCGTCGGCCTGCTCGACGCCTCGACGCTGGGCAAAATCGACATTCAAGGCCCGGATGCCCGCGAGTTCCTCAACCGCGTGTACACCAACGCCTGGACCAAGCTCGACGTGGGCAAGGCCCGTTACGGCCTGATGTGCAAAGAAGACGGCATGGTCTTCGACGACGGGGTGACGGCTTGCCTGGCGGACAACCATTTCGTCATGACCACCACCACCGGCGGTGCCGCGCGCGTGCTGCAATGGCTGGAGCTGTACCACCAGACCGAATGGCCGGACATGAAGGTGTATTTCACCTCCGTCACCGACCACTGGGCGACCATGACCCTGTCCGGCCCGAACAGCCGCAAGCTGCTCAGCGCCGTGACCGACATCGACCTGAGCAACGACGCCTTCCCGTTCATGACCTGGAAAGAAGGTCTGGTCGGTGGCGTGCCGGCGCGGGTGTTCCGTATCTCGTTTACCGGTGAGCTGTCGTACGAAGTCAACGTGCAGGCCGACTATGCGATGGGCGTGCTGGAGAAAATCGTCGAGGCCGGCAAACAGTACAACCTGACCCCGTACGGCACCGAAACCATGCACGTTCTGCGCGCCGAGAAAGGTTTCATCATCGTCGGTCAGGACACCGACGGCTCGATGACCCCGGACGACCTGAACATGGGCTGGTGCGTCGGTCGCACCAAACCGTTCTCGTGGATCGGTCAGCGCGGCATGAACCGTGAAGACTGCGTGAAGGATCAGCGTAAGCAACTGGTCGGCTTGAAGCCGATCGATCCGACCAAATGGCTGCCGGAAGGTGCGCAACTGGTGTTCAACACCAAGCAGGCGATCCCGATGACCATGGTCGGCCACGTGACTTCCAGTTACGCGCACAACTCCCTCGGTTATTCGTTTGCCATGGGCGTGGTCAAGGGCGGTCTGAAGCGCCTCGGTGAGCGGGTGTTTGCACCGCTGGCCGATGGCAGCGTGATCGAGGCGGAAATCGTTTCTTCGGTGTTCTTTGATCCGAAGGGGGATCGTCAGAACATCTGA
- a CDS encoding sarcosine oxidase subunit gamma, with the protein MTTANMYQQRPTTGARAESSLHHADLASLVGKGRKNAGVIVREKKLLGHLTIRGDGHDAAFAAGVHKALGIELPGALSVIVKGETSLQWMGPDEWLLIVPSGEEFAAEQKLREALGDLHIAIVNVSGGQQVLELSGPNVRQVLMKSTSYDVHPNNFPVGKAVGTVFAKSQLMIRHTAEDTWELLIRRSFSDYWWLWLQDASAEYGLSVQA; encoded by the coding sequence ATGACCACAGCCAACATGTACCAACAACGCCCGACCACCGGTGCCCGTGCCGAGTCGTCGCTGCACCATGCCGACCTCGCCAGCCTGGTCGGCAAGGGCCGCAAGAATGCCGGTGTGATCGTGCGTGAGAAAAAACTCCTCGGCCACCTGACCATTCGTGGCGATGGCCACGATGCCGCGTTCGCCGCCGGTGTGCACAAGGCTTTGGGCATCGAACTGCCCGGCGCTCTGAGCGTCATCGTCAAAGGTGAAACCAGCCTGCAATGGATGGGCCCGGACGAGTGGCTGCTGATCGTGCCAAGCGGTGAAGAATTCGCCGCTGAACAGAAACTGCGTGAAGCCTTGGGCGATCTGCACATCGCGATCGTCAACGTCAGCGGCGGCCAGCAAGTACTTGAACTGAGCGGGCCGAACGTGCGCCAGGTGCTGATGAAGTCCACCAGCTACGACGTACACCCGAACAACTTCCCGGTCGGTAAAGCGGTCGGCACGGTGTTCGCCAAGTCGCAGCTGATGATTCGTCATACCGCCGAAGACACTTGGGAACTGCTGATCCGTCGCAGTTTCTCGGATTACTGGTGGTTGTGGTTGCAGGATGCTTCGGCTGAGTACGGCCTCAGCGTCCAGGCCTGA